From the Pseudomonas sp. VD-NE ins genome, the window AGCGCAAACCCCGGATTTTCACGGGTTTACGGCAATGCGACAAATAGCGTCGCAAAGGCGCAGTTTAACTGGCGCCGCCGATTTGCGGCAGGCCGCAGAGAATACCAACTCAACCTCGCTGCAAAGCTATAAATATGTACCGCACCTCGATCCGCACTTGCTGATTTGCTTGGCATCTTCAATGGCCCAAGGATCGACACCATGCAGCAAGCTGACGGATTGCCCTCCAGCGACTCCACCGATACAGACTCTCCACAGAACCCCGACAGTCATTATCAGCCCCTCAGAGACCGCCTCCCCGACTGGCTGGGCAGCGCTTCAGAAACCCGGCGTCTGGCACTCACAAATATCACACCGCAACGCTCGAGCAATCTGCACACGGCACCGGCGGCTCAGCACGAAGCACTGAACGACCTCAACATCGCTCACTGGAACGCGCAAAGCGCGGTCGACCGAAGCCTGGAACACCTGCAGGACGCCAGCGCCTTTGCCGAACCGCTGCTCAGGCAAGCACTGAAGAAGGACTTCGATCTGGATGTGGATGTGCGCAATACTTTCGTGCGCCTGTACATCCCCGCGACCACGCCGTGGTTCCCGATCAGGACCGGCACGCGCGCCTGGACCGTCTCGCTGCTGGATGCTGCGTTGCATAACTTCGAAGAAAAGGAGACGGACGAAAACGCCTTCGAACCCGACTCCACCTTCATTACCCGGCCCTCCGTCACCGGCCAGTTCATGACCTTGCCGTGGATCAAGGCCAAATTGAGCATTGCAGCCTTCACCAGGCTGTGCCGAACACTGGATATCGGTGCGCAGTACAAAACCCGTCTCGAAGAAAACCTCGGTTACACCGATCCGATGGTGGCGTCCGTCCTGCGCCTGAAAATAGACACCAGCCAGAAAGCCGCAATGAAAGCGGCCCTGCAGTGGGCGCGGATGAACCGCGATGTTTCGGAAAGTTATTTTCGCTTGATCGACGCCGTGCTCGACGGCATGAAAGGCCTGTATGTCGGCGGCGCACCCGTTCTGTGCCATGACATGGGCATGCTGTGTGCGCCGCTCACCGGCATCGTCGTGTTTGCCCCCGACCTGTACATTTCGCGAACCGCTGCGCGCGTAGTGGCTTACGTCCCGGACGACCCCGAGCACCCCTTCAAGGAGTACGCCACGACCTATGATCTGATCGTCGAACTGACACGCCAGTTACGCTCGAAGGATTACCAAGAGTTTTTCAGTCGCTTCGTGAACCACGAACATCGAGGGTTTTTCTTCAGCACACTCAACAGTCGCTTGAGCCAGCTGAAGTGGCATCCGACCGAACCAGGCAGTTCTCTGCCGGCGTGGCGCGACACCCCTGTCGAGCGACCTGATCTGCAGACCACGCTCACGCCGTTTCAAGACAATCTGTGGCAACACTTCTATCAGGCGAAACTGAACAAGATCTTCAATGACGCCAGAGTGATCGCCGTGCCCACCGCGGTGGTCGATCAAAAAGCACGCTGGGCTTTCTGGGACTCCGTCACCAACATCATCTCGACCATCGTGCAGACCGCCGCGCTGATCGTCGCGCCGTTCGTGCCGGTACTCGGCGAAGCGATGATGGCGTACATGGCTTATCAAATGCTCGACGAGGTCTTCGAGGGCATCATCGAATGGGGGCAAGGTCGCACTACCGAAGCCTTTGAACACTTGATGGGCACCCTGGAGTCGATGATTCAACTGGGCATGTTCGCGGTGGGCGGGGCGATTGGCGCCGGTGAATTTCGCAAGGTCCTGCCCAAAGAGATCGTCGCGTTCATCGACCGCTTCAAACCAGTGCAACTGGCCAATGGCAAAACCCGCTACTGGGATCCCGATCTGGCCCGTTACGAACACCCGGCTGTGCCTGACGCCAGCTCGACACCCAACGAGTTGGGCCTGCACCCGCACCAGGGCAAACAACTGCTGCCAATCGAAGACGCTCGTTTTGCCGTGAGCGAAAGCCCGGTTCCCGGCCAGTACCGTATTGAACACCCGACCCGCGCCGACGCCTACCAACCGGTATTGCGCCACAACGGCGCCGGCGCCTGGCATACCGAACTGGAACAACCACTGGGATGGGACACCGACACCGCACTGCGGCGAATCGGCCCGGCAGTCGAGTCGTTTTCACCCGCCGAGCGCGAGACCATTCTTCAGGTCAGCGGCGTCAACGAAGATGCCGTGCGCAAGATGCACGCCGACCAGCAAACACCTCCCCCGCTGCTGGCCGACAGCATCCAGCGCTTCAAGATCGATCAGGAGCTGCAACGCCTGGTCGATCGGCTCGAGAGTGACGTGGCCGACGAATATCGCCGCGCCGATCCCGTAGCCCAACTGCAACTGTTGACCGAGCACGGGCGCTGGCCGAGTAACCAACGCCTGCGTCTGGTTGATCGACAGGGCGAACTGATCTGGCAATCTTCGGCAGACGAAACCTTGCCGCTGACCGAGCTGGATCAAAGCAGCCTGATCGGTGACGACCTGCTCAAGACCCTGCTGTATTCGCTCGACGAGCAACAAACCAAAGCCTTGCTCGCAGAACCCTTCGGCGGGCCGACACCTTCGCTGGACGTGCGCAGCCAAACCCTGCGCAAGCAATTGGCTCATCTCGCCCGACGACACAGAAGTTCCCTGTTCGAAGCGCGCTATCAGGCACTCCAGTCCATCGATGATCCGCTGGCACGACAGCTGAGCCAACACCCACCGGCATTACCCGCCAGCGTGACCCGCGAACTGCTCGACACCGCCAGTGGCGAAGAACTGCTGCAGATCAGCGCGGGACAATTGCCACCGCGCCAACAGGAGCTCATGCAACTGGCCAGCCAGGAAGTGCGCATCACCCGCGCTTATGAGGGTCTGGAACTGAACGCCGTGAACAATCCCGATTCCGACGCTCTTGCGCTGCACAGCCTCAAGCTGTTGCCAGGCTGGAGCGGCGATGTGCGCATCGAGATTCGCGACGGACATTACGAAGGGGCTGCGCTCGACAGCATCGGGCGCGAAGATGCCCCCGCGCAAAAAGTCCTGGTTCGCCAGCCTGACGGCCGCTATCAACCTTTTGATGACCGCGGCCAGGAATTGCATTCGTCCACGGACTTCTACTCCAGCCTGTTGTACGCGCTGCCGGATGGCGAGCGTCAGAGCCTGAACCTGCAGATCGGCCAGGGTGCTGCGCTGAAAGCGGCAATTCGCGAGCGAACACTGGAGCGTAACGCTTTGCGCACAGTGATGTTCGACACACCGATTCGCCAGCCTGCCGTGGACACACTGCGCCTGGCAGGTTTGGGAGATGAGCAGCCGAACCTATCAAGACGCCTTGAAGATGCGAACTTTTTTGAAGCGGGCGAACTGGGCGCAATCAGCATAGAGAACCAGGACTTTCTGACCACCACGGGCCGGCCGATCACCAGCCCCGAAGCGCGCGTGCAAGCGCTCTATCGAGGCATGTCCACCGAAGAAGCGCAAAACTTTGTCGCCGCGTTCCGCAATGATCCGGGAGCGTTCAACGCCGAACTGGCCAGGGGTCGCAACGAATACGCCAGACTCAGCGATGACTTGAGCCGCTGGGAGCACGACGTCCCCACCCATCACCCAGCGACCGGCCAGCCATTGAGTTACATCGAACGCCGTGCAGCCCAGCAGAATCGTGCGTTGTTCAGGGACGCGGTGCTGCGTTGCTGGCGTCGGGAAACCCGCGGCCCCGCCGGGCATATGTTGCAGATTGCGCAACCGGTATTGGGTGACCTGCCCGCGCTGGAAGCAGATTTCAGCCACGTCCACATGCTGTCCATCAATGGCAGCGCCAGCACCGGGGCCGTGGACGCCTTCATGCAACGTTTTCCGAGCCTGAGGTATCTGGATGCACAAAATCTCGATATGCCAAGCCTGCCCCCGTCCGTTGCTGCAATGCCCAATCTGCGCCAATTGATCTTGCGCAATTGTGGTATCAAGCACTCGGCTGCCAACCAGCAAGTGCTGACATCCTTGCCCAATCTCTCGTTACTGGATTTGCGGGGCAATCCATTGGGCACGCCTCCCGACATCAGCGCGATGGCCCGGTTACGCTACCTCAATCTGTCGAACACGGGCATCTCCACGCCGCCCGCCAATGTGCTCGATCATCCGCATCTGATCGTCGGCAATTTCGAAGGCAACCATCTGACGGAAATACCGGAACCCTTTTTCAACCTGGCCAGTTCCCTCAGTGACGGTTTCGGTTTCGCCGACAACCCGCTGTCGACCGCCACACGCGAGAAGCTGAAAACGTTCTATGAGCAAACCGGCAAACACTTTGGGGTCGGCGCGGAGCCAGCGGATGTTCTGCGCACCACAACGTTGTTTCCTGCCCTGAGTGCCGAGCAGGCCAGTGAGTTGCTTTATCGACTTCCAGGCACATGGAGCGAAAGCCTGACCCAGCTCGCCCGTTGGGAAAACGAGTTCACCACGCTACAGATCGAGCTCGGCGAATGGGTCAACCAGATTCCTGCACTCGACCCCGTGTTCCAAAGGCCATTGACGCTCAATGAGCAAACGCTGGAACGCGAGGCGAGGCGCGTGTTCAGTCAAAAGCTGGAACAGTTCTGGCGCTCCAGAACATTCACTGGCAGAGAGTCCGAACTGACCGCAACGCTTGGTTTCATGGGTGACCTGCCGGCACTCAGCGCCAACTTCGACCACGTCTCGCGACTGACGCTGATGGGCAATAAAACCGTCACGGCAACCCTGCCATTCCTCCAGCGCTTTACCAATCTGACCACGCTGGAGATGCACGCCTTTGACCTGGAACCGATTACGCTGTCACAGATCAGGCAGCCTCACCTGCGTGTATTGGAGCTCAACGACTGCGGTGTCGTATTGACCCCGGAGAACGAGGCCACACTGCTTTCTCTCAACAACCTGCACAGACTGGATTTGAGCAACAACCCCTTGGGGACTTTTCCCGATCTGAACCTTCTCCCCGAACTGACTCACCTCGACCTGTCCAATTGCGGCATCACCGCAGTGCCCGATGGGGTGGCCAGCCACCCGAATCTGGACACGGCCATTTTCAACGGTAACCGCATCACCGAAATACCCGATGAGCTATTCGAGCTGTCGGGCGATCTGAGTGACAGCCTGGATTTCTCTGAAAACCCGCTGTCGCTTGCCACACGCAACAAGATCAAGACCTTTTTCCGACGTACCGGTTACGATTTTGCGGTGCGCGCCGAAAACACCGACATCGCCCTCACACGACAACTGTTCCCGGCCCTGGACGAGCAACAGGCCAGCGATCTGATCTACGACTTGCCCGGAACAATCACGGACAGTCGTACGCAGCTCGTGGCATGGCGGGCGGAACTCAATCAAATGACAGCGAACCTGAACTCTTGGGCAACACAGGTTCCAAGCGTACATCCCGTGACTGGAGAGGTCCTCACGCCGATCGAGGTGTTTGATCAGTTCGCGGCGCGGTCCGAGTTCGGACAACTGCTGGAGCGGTTCTGGCGCTACAGAAATGGCGAGTCAGGCATGCGCGCGGACTTTCTCGAAGCCGACGCGAAGTTTTTCGGTGACTTCCCCCAACTGACAACCGACTTCAGTCATGTTTCAACGGTGAAGCTCAAGGGCAACGCTGCCATTGGTGCTCCGGACGGGTTCATCAATCTGTTCACCAATGCACGTGAACTGGCGCTGCGACAGTTTCCACTGGGTGAAATCCCCCAGACCGTGACTCAACTGTCCAACCTGACGGAACTCACGCTGAGCGACTGTGGCGTGACACTCACCCCCGCCGATCAGAGCACACTCGCCACACTCAACGGCCTTGAACTTCTGGATCTGAGCGACAACCCACTGACGGTAGCACCTGACCTTCAGTCGCTACCGGCCATGCGTGACATCCTGCTGTCCAATACCGGCATTACGTCGCTGCCAAATGGCCTCGCCACTCACCCGAGCCTGAAAAACGCCCTGCTGAACGGCAACCGCATCACTAACCTGCCCGAGGCTTTTTTCAGCCTCGATCTGGACCTCGCCGATGGCGTCAGTCTGGCCAGCAACCCGTTGTCCCTGGCCGCTCGCGAACGCATCAAAACCTACTACGTCGAGCACGGGCGCCTGTTTGACGTCATGCCGGACGTCGGTGACCTGGCCAGCGCGCAAAGGCTGTATCCGTGGATGGACATCGATGACGCCAGTCACATGATCT encodes:
- a CDS encoding dermonecrotic toxin domain-containing protein, yielding MQQADGLPSSDSTDTDSPQNPDSHYQPLRDRLPDWLGSASETRRLALTNITPQRSSNLHTAPAAQHEALNDLNIAHWNAQSAVDRSLEHLQDASAFAEPLLRQALKKDFDLDVDVRNTFVRLYIPATTPWFPIRTGTRAWTVSLLDAALHNFEEKETDENAFEPDSTFITRPSVTGQFMTLPWIKAKLSIAAFTRLCRTLDIGAQYKTRLEENLGYTDPMVASVLRLKIDTSQKAAMKAALQWARMNRDVSESYFRLIDAVLDGMKGLYVGGAPVLCHDMGMLCAPLTGIVVFAPDLYISRTAARVVAYVPDDPEHPFKEYATTYDLIVELTRQLRSKDYQEFFSRFVNHEHRGFFFSTLNSRLSQLKWHPTEPGSSLPAWRDTPVERPDLQTTLTPFQDNLWQHFYQAKLNKIFNDARVIAVPTAVVDQKARWAFWDSVTNIISTIVQTAALIVAPFVPVLGEAMMAYMAYQMLDEVFEGIIEWGQGRTTEAFEHLMGTLESMIQLGMFAVGGAIGAGEFRKVLPKEIVAFIDRFKPVQLANGKTRYWDPDLARYEHPAVPDASSTPNELGLHPHQGKQLLPIEDARFAVSESPVPGQYRIEHPTRADAYQPVLRHNGAGAWHTELEQPLGWDTDTALRRIGPAVESFSPAERETILQVSGVNEDAVRKMHADQQTPPPLLADSIQRFKIDQELQRLVDRLESDVADEYRRADPVAQLQLLTEHGRWPSNQRLRLVDRQGELIWQSSADETLPLTELDQSSLIGDDLLKTLLYSLDEQQTKALLAEPFGGPTPSLDVRSQTLRKQLAHLARRHRSSLFEARYQALQSIDDPLARQLSQHPPALPASVTRELLDTASGEELLQISAGQLPPRQQELMQLASQEVRITRAYEGLELNAVNNPDSDALALHSLKLLPGWSGDVRIEIRDGHYEGAALDSIGREDAPAQKVLVRQPDGRYQPFDDRGQELHSSTDFYSSLLYALPDGERQSLNLQIGQGAALKAAIRERTLERNALRTVMFDTPIRQPAVDTLRLAGLGDEQPNLSRRLEDANFFEAGELGAISIENQDFLTTTGRPITSPEARVQALYRGMSTEEAQNFVAAFRNDPGAFNAELARGRNEYARLSDDLSRWEHDVPTHHPATGQPLSYIERRAAQQNRALFRDAVLRCWRRETRGPAGHMLQIAQPVLGDLPALEADFSHVHMLSINGSASTGAVDAFMQRFPSLRYLDAQNLDMPSLPPSVAAMPNLRQLILRNCGIKHSAANQQVLTSLPNLSLLDLRGNPLGTPPDISAMARLRYLNLSNTGISTPPANVLDHPHLIVGNFEGNHLTEIPEPFFNLASSLSDGFGFADNPLSTATREKLKTFYEQTGKHFGVGAEPADVLRTTTLFPALSAEQASELLYRLPGTWSESLTQLARWENEFTTLQIELGEWVNQIPALDPVFQRPLTLNEQTLEREARRVFSQKLEQFWRSRTFTGRESELTATLGFMGDLPALSANFDHVSRLTLMGNKTVTATLPFLQRFTNLTTLEMHAFDLEPITLSQIRQPHLRVLELNDCGVVLTPENEATLLSLNNLHRLDLSNNPLGTFPDLNLLPELTHLDLSNCGITAVPDGVASHPNLDTAIFNGNRITEIPDELFELSGDLSDSLDFSENPLSLATRNKIKTFFRRTGYDFAVRAENTDIALTRQLFPALDEQQASDLIYDLPGTITDSRTQLVAWRAELNQMTANLNSWATQVPSVHPVTGEVLTPIEVFDQFAARSEFGQLLERFWRYRNGESGMRADFLEADAKFFGDFPQLTTDFSHVSTVKLKGNAAIGAPDGFINLFTNARELALRQFPLGEIPQTVTQLSNLTELTLSDCGVTLTPADQSTLATLNGLELLDLSDNPLTVAPDLQSLPAMRDILLSNTGITSLPNGLATHPSLKNALLNGNRITNLPEAFFSLDLDLADGVSLASNPLSLAARERIKTYYVEHGRLFDVMPDVGDLASAQRLYPWMDIDDASHMIYHLPGTLQAGTDQLVRWEAEISQMISDLSAWSERVPVRNPSTGEHWDAVERTTEQLRRKRFSQQLEQFWRARTVDRPELRLNTLEIEAPLAGELPTLTADFNHVIRLSIQGNPALNAPDGFLARFGGLQSLEMRNFALRRFPSALTAMPGLETLTLSRCGVEFDAAGQATLSTLTRLKELDLYGNPLGTAPDIRTLPALTTLDLTRTGISQIPVGVGQSLRLRDAFLGENAIVELPEDLRGLSANGVVLRANPLSAASRERIKIFSRDSYQYLGVTADPEEIALVRALYPAISEVEANRLIYRLPGTLADGHSELLRRHNNLTTLLGELDVWVRETPRDPLTGTELEGEALRLENARRMGFRDNLEGELRKAPRYLPSTEVTLDLSLNGELPALSGRFEQIRELTLTSTANVPPRVDRLLELFPNLEELNIKGYPLNEIPLAVFDMNQLTDLRLPRCRIVLTEQTVNALAAMKNLEGLDLSHNPLDRAPDLRNLQKCQTLRLNNTGLTDVPTGLFGMQRLTYADLSENAIAELPDPLPAPGDDRPVTYNFSENPLTPRSQRSLATYNAANDLRLLEERRRMDEIHRALEDFEDSDFSNGEEQP